From a region of the Corallococcus coralloides DSM 2259 genome:
- a CDS encoding esterase/lipase family protein translates to MVQVTRPSSLTPSTQTRVAPEAPARAKGAQGFNAIVKGDSFSAVAPVGSQQVNALRLPIPWPGKGEADKIGWIQKAYPPAKDSTAEFMKLNQAVRAGQNVMPPEAKNCVFLAVGGLLSEAAPKQFYFDKNLDALEAQGLQVGRVPVDTDMGVEHNAAIVRQAVLEASKNGKQVVLIGHSKGGLDSAAALSMYPELQEHVRALVTIQSPYGGSPMAQDLLDNPLVRYGVGGAVEALGGSIQAGEDLTYDSRKEFLAKHPMPPGIPTVSMASTTANPTSPLFAMQEYMHQRYGVKSDGLVLPQDAFIPGSKSVTLSGLDHLDSTGTTLNPFKPYQPEDLTLSLVAMALKMPKGG, encoded by the coding sequence ATGGTCCAGGTCACGCGTCCTTCCAGCCTCACGCCGTCAACGCAGACGCGGGTCGCTCCGGAGGCTCCTGCCCGGGCCAAGGGCGCGCAGGGCTTCAACGCCATCGTGAAGGGGGACAGCTTCTCGGCGGTGGCTCCTGTGGGGTCGCAGCAGGTCAATGCCCTGCGCCTTCCCATCCCCTGGCCCGGCAAGGGCGAGGCGGACAAGATCGGCTGGATCCAGAAGGCGTATCCCCCCGCGAAGGACTCCACCGCGGAGTTCATGAAGCTCAACCAGGCCGTGCGCGCGGGCCAGAACGTGATGCCCCCCGAGGCCAAGAACTGCGTATTCCTCGCGGTGGGCGGTCTGCTCTCCGAAGCCGCGCCCAAGCAGTTCTACTTCGACAAGAACCTGGACGCGCTCGAAGCGCAGGGCCTCCAGGTCGGCCGCGTGCCCGTGGACACGGACATGGGCGTGGAGCACAACGCCGCCATCGTTCGTCAGGCCGTGCTCGAGGCCTCCAAGAACGGCAAGCAGGTGGTGCTCATCGGTCACAGCAAGGGCGGCCTGGACTCCGCGGCGGCCCTGTCGATGTACCCCGAGCTCCAGGAGCACGTGCGCGCCCTGGTCACCATCCAGTCGCCCTACGGCGGCTCGCCCATGGCGCAGGACCTGCTGGACAACCCGCTCGTGCGCTACGGCGTGGGCGGCGCCGTCGAGGCGCTCGGCGGCAGCATCCAGGCCGGTGAGGACCTGACGTACGACTCGCGCAAGGAGTTCCTGGCCAAGCACCCGATGCCGCCAGGCATCCCCACCGTCTCCATGGCCTCCACCACCGCGAACCCGACGTCGCCGCTATTCGCCATGCAGGAGTACATGCACCAGCGCTACGGCGTGAAGTCAGACGGCCTGGTGCTCCCGCAGGACGCGTTCATCCCCGGCTCCAAGTCCGTGACCCTGTCCGGCCTGGATCACCTGGACTCGACCGGCACGACGCTGAACCCGTTCAAGCCCTACCAGCCCGAGGACCTGACCCTCTCGCTGGTCGCGATGGCGCTGAAGATGCCCAAGGGCGGCTGA
- a CDS encoding serine O-acetyltransferase produces MGPTALTFYRAAKRLQAHPRLANVVATVGDRIHNSHVDTKAVLHPTVELGYGGIGVIIAPGVEIGENSFISQNVSLEPLPGVDGVPRVGRDVYIGVGAQVLGPVVIGDGAKIGANAIVMEDVAPGATVAGIPARELKRQAPPTGT; encoded by the coding sequence ATGGGTCCGACGGCGCTGACGTTCTACCGGGCCGCGAAGCGGCTCCAGGCGCACCCGAGGCTCGCGAACGTGGTGGCCACGGTGGGCGACCGCATCCACAACAGCCACGTGGACACGAAGGCCGTGCTGCACCCCACGGTGGAGCTGGGCTACGGAGGCATCGGCGTGATCATCGCGCCGGGCGTGGAGATTGGAGAGAACAGCTTCATCTCCCAGAACGTGAGCCTGGAGCCCCTGCCCGGCGTTGACGGAGTGCCCCGTGTGGGCCGCGACGTCTACATCGGCGTGGGCGCGCAGGTGCTGGGCCCGGTGGTGATTGGCGACGGCGCGAAGATTGGCGCCAACGCCATCGTGATGGAGGACGTGGCACCGGGAGCCACCGTGGCGGGGATTCCCGCGCGCGAGCTGAAGCGGCAGGCCCCGCCTACGGGGACGTGA
- a CDS encoding GNAT family N-acetyltransferase, with the protein MEESPITDAVLGERVPSLPRLKAVEPVARGRVEPLCVAEVRSLAAFNALEAEWNALVKRVDDQVFYRHEFVRCWIENFAPGAALRILTARNALGMLVAVLGLQEEQGHQYGVPVRQLSSLTNKHSCRFDLVAEEPKRAAVAFLSHLMGDPSWEVLRLSDVPEGGAAWELLNAARGAGMPWGAWPSARSPYLVLPSTVAAWTKGRSNAKPLRRRRRRLEERGRVEVERVAEVEGLGSKLEEAFALEQSGWKAQEGTAIAQAEHRRGFYTGLARTAAERGWLGLYFLRLDSRPIAFQYGLEYAGRYLAMKPGYDESLAEVSPGHLLTENLIQDCIGRGLGELDLLGDDAPYKREWTEQVRQHHWLFIYRDTWMGQTLQRSKFRWAPVAKRMVGRWVRRR; encoded by the coding sequence ATGGAGGAGAGTCCCATCACGGACGCGGTGCTCGGGGAACGCGTCCCATCCCTCCCCCGCCTCAAAGCGGTGGAGCCGGTAGCGCGCGGGCGCGTGGAGCCCCTGTGCGTGGCGGAGGTCCGGAGCCTCGCCGCCTTCAATGCCTTGGAGGCGGAGTGGAACGCGCTGGTGAAGCGCGTGGACGACCAGGTGTTCTACCGGCACGAGTTCGTGCGCTGCTGGATTGAAAACTTCGCGCCCGGTGCGGCCCTGCGCATCCTGACCGCGAGGAACGCGCTGGGCATGCTGGTGGCGGTGCTGGGGCTCCAGGAGGAGCAGGGCCACCAGTACGGCGTGCCGGTGCGGCAGTTGTCGTCGCTGACGAACAAGCACTCGTGCCGCTTCGACCTGGTGGCGGAGGAGCCCAAGCGGGCCGCGGTGGCCTTCCTGTCGCATCTGATGGGCGACCCCAGCTGGGAGGTGCTCCGGCTGTCGGACGTGCCGGAGGGTGGCGCGGCGTGGGAGCTGCTCAACGCGGCGAGGGGCGCGGGGATGCCCTGGGGCGCGTGGCCGAGCGCACGCTCGCCCTACCTGGTGTTGCCTTCCACGGTCGCGGCGTGGACGAAGGGCCGGAGCAACGCGAAGCCGCTGCGCAGAAGGCGCAGGCGCCTGGAGGAAAGGGGCCGCGTGGAGGTGGAGCGCGTGGCCGAAGTGGAGGGCCTGGGGTCGAAGCTGGAGGAGGCCTTCGCACTGGAACAGAGCGGCTGGAAGGCGCAGGAAGGCACGGCCATCGCGCAAGCGGAGCACCGGCGCGGCTTCTACACGGGGCTCGCGCGCACGGCGGCGGAGCGCGGCTGGTTGGGGTTGTATTTCCTGCGACTGGACTCACGTCCCATCGCGTTCCAGTACGGGCTGGAATACGCCGGCCGCTATCTGGCGATGAAGCCGGGCTACGACGAGTCGCTGGCGGAAGTAAGCCCGGGGCATCTGCTGACGGAGAACCTGATCCAGGACTGCATCGGAAGGGGCCTGGGCGAGCTGGACTTGTTGGGGGACGACGCTCCCTACAAGCGCGAGTGGACGGAGCAGGTCCGGCAGCATCATTGGCTGTTCATCTACCGGGACACCTGGATGGGGCAGACGTTGCAGCGCTCGAAGTTCCGCTGGGCCCCCGTGGCGAAAAGGATGGTGGGTCGATGGGTCCGACGGCGCTGA